One segment of Schistocerca cancellata isolate TAMUIC-IGC-003103 chromosome 2, iqSchCanc2.1, whole genome shotgun sequence DNA contains the following:
- the LOC126148828 gene encoding ras-related and estrogen-regulated growth inhibitor-like protein: MKTEEKNAAPRVRIAVLGQANVGKSALTVRYLTKRYIGEYRSDTDLLYRQTVTVNNAPIDVEIVDISGETTDSPLPVEQVEWSDACVLVYSITDRQSFEYAHAALQRLLKTGRPTTLLANKADLEHLRQVEESEGRKAASEGSCAFYEVSAVDNTAGLYQAFDSLLAECRAAQQHQPKARKFSVSKMLGTLIGSAAGKQHPPPLPVGGGTVVEFHKSDLHRTRVLSRRPNFAATASL, encoded by the exons ATGAAGACAGAAGAGAAGAACGCAGCTCCGCGTGTCAGAATCGCGGTCCTCGGCCAGGCCAACGTGGGCAAATCAG CCCTGACGGTGCGCTACCTGACCAAAAGATACATCGGCGAGTACCGGTCTGATACAG ATTTGTTGTATCGCCAGACAGTTACGGTGAACAACGCACCAATTGATGTCGAGATCGTCGACATATCTGGTGAAACG ACCGACAGCCCGTTGCCCGTGGAGCAGGTGGAGTGGTCGGACGCGTGCGTGCTCGTCTACTCCATCACGGACCGGCAGTCGTTCGAGTACGCCCACGCGGCTCTGCAGCGGCTCCTCAAGACCGGCCGGCCCACCACTCTGCTGGCCAACAAGGCAGACCTCGAGCACCTCAGACAG GTGGAGGAGTCCGAAGGGCGCAAGGCCGCCTCCGAGGGCAGCTGCGCCTTCTACGAGGTGTCCGCCGTGGACAACACGGCCGGCCTCTACCAGGCTTTCGATTCGCTGCTGGCCGAGTGCCGCGCCGCGCAGCAGCACCAGCCCAAGGCGCGCAAGTTCTCCGTCTCCAAGATGCTGGGCACGCTGATCGGCTCCGCGGCGGGCAAACAGCACCCGCCCCCGCTGCCCGTGGGCGGCGGCACCGTCGTCGAGTTCCACAAGTCGGACCTGCACCGCACGCGCGTCCTCAGCCGGCGGCCCAACTTCGCGGCCACCGCCTCGCTGTGA